Proteins from a single region of Pseudomonas phenolilytica:
- a CDS encoding ChaN family lipoprotein produces the protein MRIFVLPLLLLLLSACQTLPPLPEWQSPEGRGHADLGAIVDLRSGERLSAAQLVQRLAEADYVLVGERHDNPDHHALQLWLLQALAERRSQGSLLLEMLTPEQQLAVARTQTQLRRGEPVEDLPTTLAWSPGWPWRLYGPLVSYALAQPFSLMPANLTRAEIGQIYREVPHLPDGESTRAEVAEALRAQIVDSHCGMLPDSQVPAMLAVQQQRDRRMAARLLAAPKPTMLIAGGFHARRDLGAPLHLRDLGGSGNVQVLMLAEVGERVAAQQANFVWYTPAQPAKDYCEQMRKR, from the coding sequence TTGCGCATTTTCGTCTTGCCGTTGTTGCTGCTGTTGCTTTCGGCTTGTCAGACGTTGCCTCCATTGCCCGAATGGCAGAGCCCGGAGGGGCGCGGGCACGCAGACCTTGGGGCGATCGTCGATCTGCGCAGTGGCGAGCGGCTGAGCGCCGCACAGCTGGTCCAGCGGCTGGCGGAGGCGGATTACGTGCTGGTCGGCGAGCGCCATGACAATCCCGATCATCATGCGCTGCAGCTCTGGCTGCTGCAGGCGCTGGCCGAGCGGCGCAGTCAGGGCAGCCTGCTGCTGGAGATGCTGACGCCGGAGCAGCAGCTCGCGGTGGCTCGGACGCAAACGCAGCTGCGTCGCGGCGAGCCGGTGGAGGATCTACCGACCACCTTGGCCTGGTCACCAGGGTGGCCATGGAGGCTCTACGGTCCGCTGGTCAGCTATGCGCTAGCGCAGCCTTTCTCGCTTATGCCAGCGAATCTGACGCGCGCCGAGATCGGCCAGATCTACCGGGAGGTTCCGCACCTGCCCGATGGCGAGTCCACGCGTGCCGAGGTTGCTGAGGCGTTGCGCGCGCAGATCGTCGACTCTCACTGCGGAATGCTGCCGGACAGCCAGGTGCCGGCCATGCTGGCGGTGCAACAGCAGCGCGACCGGCGCATGGCCGCACGCCTGCTGGCGGCGCCGAAGCCGACGATGTTGATCGCCGGGGGCTTTCACGCGCGCCGCGATCTCGGTGCGCCCTTGCACCTGCGTGATCTCGGGGGCTCGGGCAACGTCCAGGTGCTGATGCTTGCCGAGGTCGGCGAACGTGTGGCGGCGCAGCAGGCGAATTTCGTCTGGTACACGCCGGCGCAGCCGGCCAAGGACTACTGCGAACAGATGCGCAAGCGCTGA
- a CDS encoding heme ABC transporter ATP-binding protein: MLTATGIAVRRGARLAVKEIDLRLHAGELFGVLGPNGAGKSSLLGALSGELSTAAGAVSLHGRALVDWPARERARHLAVLPQSSTLNFAFRVDEVVALGRLPHDSGREADARIVTEALEAADAAHLRARNYLELSGGERQRVHLARVLAQLWPGGEGQVLLLDEPTSMLDPAHQHRVLRVLRDVAGRGAAVLVILHDLNLAARYCDRLLLLAEGCNRASGTPREVLRADLLQSVFDLEVLVQRHPERDHPLIIAR, from the coding sequence ATGCTGACTGCAACAGGGATTGCGGTGCGGCGCGGCGCGCGGCTGGCCGTGAAGGAGATCGATCTGCGGTTGCACGCCGGAGAGCTGTTCGGTGTGCTCGGTCCCAACGGCGCCGGCAAGAGCAGCCTGCTCGGTGCGCTGAGCGGTGAGCTGTCGACCGCTGCCGGGGCGGTGTCGCTGCACGGTCGCGCCTTGGTCGACTGGCCGGCTCGCGAGCGGGCGCGTCATCTCGCGGTGTTGCCACAAAGCTCGACGCTGAACTTTGCCTTCCGCGTGGACGAAGTGGTGGCGCTGGGGCGTTTGCCGCACGACAGCGGGCGTGAGGCGGATGCGCGAATCGTCACCGAAGCGCTCGAGGCGGCCGATGCCGCGCATTTGCGTGCGCGCAATTATCTGGAGCTATCCGGTGGCGAGCGCCAGCGCGTGCATCTGGCGCGGGTGCTGGCGCAACTCTGGCCGGGGGGCGAGGGGCAGGTGCTACTGCTCGATGAGCCGACTTCCATGCTCGATCCGGCGCACCAGCACAGGGTCCTTCGGGTGTTGAGGGATGTCGCGGGCCGCGGCGCGGCCGTGTTGGTGATCCTGCATGATCTGAACCTGGCCGCGCGCTATTGCGACCGCCTGCTGCTGCTTGCCGAAGGCTGCAACCGCGCGAGCGGGACGCCGCGTGAGGTTCTGCGGGCCGACCTGCTGCAGAGCGTCTTCGACTTGGAGGTGCTGGTGCAGCGTCATCCGGAGCGTGATCATCCACTTATCATTGCCCGTTGA
- a CDS encoding tetratricopeptide repeat protein translates to MILLAAAALLPGCATVDRRAIPVVDAGAPVSEEMAARQAYRAPGGAPAPRALPEDSGVTVMVPQGTSAPLQTYAAPDGGIVGSIDPAPMTQGAWNAAPPSAPSMAAPAPAPQPSGIPSSRGLSADEQLDGPVLALLTTAQQLQGSGDLNGAASSLERAQRIAPREPQVLYRLAQVRLAQGDAVQAEQLSRRGLSYASGRPALQASLWELIAQARERQGDAAGAAQARERAKVAL, encoded by the coding sequence ATGATCTTACTGGCCGCCGCGGCCCTGCTTCCCGGATGCGCCACGGTTGACCGACGGGCGATCCCGGTGGTTGATGCGGGTGCGCCGGTTTCCGAAGAAATGGCCGCGCGCCAGGCGTACCGGGCGCCGGGCGGCGCTCCTGCGCCCCGGGCGCTGCCGGAGGATTCCGGTGTGACGGTAATGGTGCCGCAGGGCACTTCGGCGCCGCTGCAGACTTACGCAGCACCGGATGGCGGCATCGTCGGCTCGATCGATCCTGCGCCGATGACTCAGGGTGCGTGGAATGCTGCACCGCCGTCCGCACCCTCCATGGCCGCTCCAGCGCCCGCGCCGCAGCCGAGCGGCATTCCCTCTTCGCGCGGCCTTTCGGCCGACGAACAGCTTGACGGCCCGGTGCTGGCGCTGTTGACCACCGCACAGCAGTTGCAGGGCAGTGGTGATCTCAACGGCGCCGCCTCCAGCCTGGAGCGCGCGCAACGGATCGCTCCGCGTGAGCCGCAGGTGCTCTACCGCCTGGCACAGGTGCGGCTGGCGCAGGGCGATGCGGTACAGGCCGAGCAGCTTTCCCGTCGCGGTCTGAGCTACGCCAGCGGACGACCTGCTCTGCAAGCCAGCCTGTGGGAGCTGATCGCCCAGGCGCGGGAACGCCAGGGTGATGCCGCGGGTGCGGCCCAGGCGCGCGAGCGCGCCAAGGTCGCGCTGTAA
- a CDS encoding YqcC family protein produces the protein MDERLADVAQQLLLIERELRVLGLWASVPPSPVALASAEPFCVDTLEFEEWLQWIFLPRMKVILEEGQPLPSVSGIHPMAEVVYRERPVGGLLAALLEFDRLIANE, from the coding sequence ATGGACGAGCGGCTAGCGGACGTGGCGCAGCAGTTGCTGCTGATCGAGCGGGAATTGCGTGTGCTCGGGCTGTGGGCGTCAGTGCCGCCGTCGCCCGTGGCGCTGGCTAGCGCTGAGCCGTTCTGTGTCGACACGCTGGAGTTCGAGGAATGGCTGCAGTGGATTTTCCTGCCGCGGATGAAGGTGATTCTTGAGGAGGGTCAGCCTTTGCCGTCGGTGTCCGGTATCCATCCGATGGCAGAGGTGGTGTATCGGGAGCGCCCCGTGGGGGGCTTGCTTGCTGCTCTGCTCGAATTCGATCGTCTGATTGCCAACGAATAA
- a CDS encoding DUF4124 domain-containing protein, producing the protein MRSMVIVGSLLLALSSSTMAAQVYKWVDAQGITHFSAQPPQGQAAQTLNTVTPPPKPAAAEPDASESSASLVDQEKIDRKVKQQVAEQEAERKRYCETLQTNLAQLQNNPRVRVEENGEVRRLKEEERQSRIAETKQKIEENCKQ; encoded by the coding sequence ATGCGATCGATGGTTATTGTCGGCAGCCTCCTGCTCGCCCTGAGTAGCAGCACAATGGCCGCGCAGGTATACAAATGGGTCGACGCGCAGGGCATCACCCACTTCAGTGCGCAACCGCCGCAAGGCCAGGCCGCCCAAACTCTGAATACGGTCACACCGCCACCGAAGCCCGCCGCCGCCGAGCCAGACGCCAGTGAAAGCAGCGCGTCACTGGTGGATCAGGAGAAAATCGACCGCAAGGTCAAGCAGCAGGTTGCCGAACAGGAAGCCGAGCGCAAGCGCTATTGCGAGACATTGCAGACTAACCTGGCGCAACTGCAAAACAATCCGCGCGTACGCGTCGAGGAAAACGGCGAAGTGCGCCGCCTGAAGGAAGAGGAACGCCAATCGCGCATTGCCGAAACGAAGCAAAAGATCGAGGAGAACTGCAAGCAGTAA
- a CDS encoding TfoX/Sxy family protein — translation MHDELLTLRNLGKTSSQWLHASGIHTAADLRRLGAVGSYRAVKARGFSASRVLLYAIEGALRDLPWQELPTSLKDELNRLLDEGHNKS, via the coding sequence ATGCACGATGAACTGCTCACCCTGCGCAACCTCGGCAAGACTTCCTCACAGTGGCTGCACGCCTCCGGCATTCATACCGCCGCCGACCTGCGCCGTCTCGGCGCGGTAGGCTCTTACCGGGCGGTCAAGGCCCGCGGTTTCAGCGCCTCCCGCGTACTCCTGTATGCCATCGAAGGCGCGCTGCGCGATCTGCCTTGGCAGGAGCTTCCGACGTCGCTGAAGGACGAGCTGAACCGGCTTCTCGACGAAGGTCACAATAAGAGCTAG
- the mrcB gene encoding penicillin-binding protein 1B: protein MTRSRSSRTRSKRRAGGARPWLGWVLKLSIVGVVILAGFAIYLDAVVQEKFSGKRWTIPAKVYARPLELFVGQKLAKDDFLTELDALGYRREKAVSGPGSASVAGNNVELHTRGFQFYEGAEESQRVRVRFSGDFVAGLNRANGGQLAVARLEPLLIGGLYPAHNEDRILIKLDQVPPYLVETLVAVEDREFFEHFGVSPKSIARAVWVNLTAGQVRQGGSTLTQQLVKNFYLTNERSLSRKATEAMMAVLLELHYDKQEILEAYLNEVFLGQDGRRAIHGFGLASQYFFGRPLAELKLHQVALLVGMVKGPTYYNPRRNPERALERRNLILDMLAEQQVVTAEEAAVAKQLPLGVTQRGSMADSSYPAFLDLVKRQLREDYREEDLTEEGLRVFTSFDPILQLKAESAMSETLKRLGKGAEAVEGAMLVTNPETGEIQAMLGSRQPGYAGFNRALDAVRPIGSLIKPAIYLAALERPSQYTLTSLLEDEPFSVKGGDGKVWKPQNYGRQAYGTVYLYQALANSYNLSTARLGLDLGVPTVLKTLARLGATPDWPAYPSMLLGAGGLRPIEVADMYQTLANGGFNTPLRGIRSVLTATGEPLKRYPFQIEQRFDAGAIYLTQYAMQRAMHEGTGRSAYNRLPRSLNLAGKTGTTNDSRDSWFAGFSQDLLAVVWLGRDDNGKTSLTGATGALQVWTDFMRRADPLPLNMPLPDNVVQVWVDSGSGQATDQRCPGAVQMPYIRGSEPAAGPGCGLQAPAESVMDWVRGWLQ from the coding sequence ATGACTAGATCCCGCTCTTCCCGTACCCGCTCGAAACGCCGTGCCGGTGGTGCTCGCCCTTGGTTGGGGTGGGTGCTGAAACTCTCTATCGTCGGCGTGGTGATCCTCGCCGGATTCGCCATATACCTGGATGCCGTGGTGCAGGAGAAATTCTCCGGCAAGCGCTGGACCATCCCCGCCAAGGTCTACGCTCGGCCGCTCGAACTGTTCGTCGGGCAGAAGCTGGCCAAGGACGACTTCCTCACCGAACTCGACGCGCTGGGCTATCGCCGCGAGAAGGCTGTCAGTGGTCCGGGTAGTGCTTCGGTCGCCGGCAACAACGTCGAGCTGCATACCCGCGGCTTCCAGTTCTACGAGGGCGCGGAGGAGTCGCAGCGAGTGCGCGTGCGCTTTTCCGGTGACTTCGTCGCGGGGCTCAATCGTGCCAACGGCGGCCAGCTGGCAGTCGCGCGGCTCGAGCCGCTGCTGATCGGCGGGCTGTATCCGGCGCATAACGAGGATCGCATCCTGATCAAGCTCGATCAGGTGCCGCCGTATCTGGTGGAGACGCTGGTGGCGGTCGAAGACCGCGAATTCTTTGAACATTTCGGCGTATCGCCCAAGTCGATCGCTCGCGCCGTGTGGGTCAACCTGACGGCCGGCCAGGTGCGTCAGGGCGGCAGTACGCTGACCCAGCAGCTGGTCAAGAACTTCTATCTGACCAACGAGCGCAGCCTCAGCCGCAAGGCCACCGAGGCGATGATGGCGGTGCTGCTGGAACTGCATTACGACAAGCAGGAGATTCTCGAGGCCTACCTCAACGAGGTGTTCCTCGGACAGGACGGTCGACGCGCGATTCATGGCTTCGGTTTGGCCAGCCAGTACTTCTTCGGCCGGCCGCTGGCCGAGCTCAAGCTGCATCAGGTGGCGCTGCTGGTGGGGATGGTCAAGGGGCCGACCTATTACAACCCGCGGCGCAATCCGGAGCGCGCGCTGGAGCGTCGCAACCTTATTCTCGACATGCTGGCCGAGCAGCAGGTGGTGACCGCGGAGGAGGCCGCGGTGGCCAAGCAGTTGCCGCTCGGGGTTACGCAGCGCGGCAGCATGGCGGACAGTTCCTATCCGGCGTTTCTCGATCTGGTCAAGCGCCAGCTGCGCGAGGACTACCGCGAAGAGGACCTCACCGAGGAGGGGCTGCGCGTCTTCACCAGCTTCGATCCGATTCTGCAGCTCAAGGCTGAGTCGGCGATGAGCGAGACGCTCAAGCGCCTCGGCAAGGGTGCGGAAGCCGTCGAGGGCGCGATGCTGGTGACCAACCCGGAAACCGGCGAGATCCAGGCCATGCTCGGCAGTCGGCAACCGGGCTATGCGGGCTTCAACCGGGCGTTGGATGCGGTGCGGCCAATCGGCTCGTTGATCAAGCCGGCGATCTATCTCGCCGCGCTGGAGCGGCCCAGTCAGTACACGCTGACCAGCCTGCTGGAGGACGAGCCGTTTTCGGTCAAGGGTGGCGACGGCAAGGTCTGGAAGCCGCAGAACTATGGTCGCCAGGCCTATGGCACGGTATACCTGTATCAAGCGCTGGCGAACTCCTACAACCTGTCGACAGCGCGTCTGGGGCTCGATCTCGGTGTGCCGACTGTGCTCAAGACGCTGGCACGCCTTGGCGCCACGCCGGACTGGCCGGCCTATCCGTCGATGCTGCTAGGAGCCGGCGGCTTGCGGCCGATCGAGGTCGCGGATATGTACCAGACCCTTGCCAACGGCGGTTTCAACACGCCGTTGCGCGGCATTCGCAGCGTGCTGACCGCCACCGGCGAGCCGCTCAAGCGCTACCCGTTCCAGATCGAGCAGCGCTTCGATGCTGGCGCTATCTACCTCACGCAGTACGCAATGCAGCGGGCGATGCACGAGGGGACCGGGCGCTCGGCCTACAACCGCCTGCCACGGTCGCTGAATCTGGCCGGCAAGACCGGAACCACCAACGATTCGCGCGACAGCTGGTTTGCCGGCTTCAGCCAGGATCTGCTGGCGGTGGTCTGGCTTGGTCGCGACGACAACGGCAAGACCTCGCTGACCGGCGCCACCGGGGCGCTGCAGGTCTGGACCGATTTCATGCGCCGCGCCGATCCGCTGCCGCTGAACATGCCGCTGCCGGACAATGTCGTGCAGGTCTGGGTCGACTCCGGTAGCGGCCAGGCGACCGACCAGCGCTGCCCGGGCGCGGTGCAGATGCCCTATATTCGCGGCAGTGAGCCGGCCGCCGGGCCTGGCTGCGGGCTCCAGGCACCGGCCGAATCGGTCATGGACTGGGTACGAGGCTGGCTGCAGTGA
- a CDS encoding cyclic nucleotide-binding domain-containing protein yields the protein MYLLGEQPAYADRLISLLQSIPGQLLDGLPPCAAPIEYGHSDDLGSELAAERLYLVDSGLLHARIDDKPLFYLQEGDLLGLHQGSELPPCRYCSDEPVRLIPYARSEVLAHIQADAHRQELLIQYLSGHTALLGDALARLRQPDVRPATGFRHFAAGDELIRQGDEADNVFIIVDGRAEALVDGQKVGDVQKDEIFGAMAVFTRERRNATVVASEPCTVMVIPKEQFLSLTQNNPRIAHSLIESMARRIDLLNKEVTQLRLAVPA from the coding sequence ATGTATCTACTCGGAGAGCAACCGGCCTATGCCGATCGTCTGATCAGCCTTCTGCAGAGTATTCCGGGCCAGTTGCTCGACGGGCTGCCCCCCTGCGCTGCGCCCATCGAGTACGGGCACAGCGACGACCTCGGCAGCGAACTGGCCGCCGAACGGCTGTATCTCGTCGACAGTGGCCTGCTGCATGCGCGAATCGATGACAAACCACTGTTCTATCTGCAGGAAGGCGATCTCCTCGGCTTGCATCAGGGCAGCGAACTGCCGCCCTGCCGGTACTGCAGCGATGAACCTGTCCGCCTGATTCCTTACGCCCGCAGCGAAGTGCTCGCGCATATCCAAGCCGACGCGCACCGCCAGGAGCTGCTCATCCAGTACCTCAGCGGACACACCGCGCTGCTCGGTGATGCCCTGGCGCGTCTGCGTCAGCCGGACGTCAGACCGGCCACCGGGTTCCGCCATTTCGCTGCCGGCGACGAACTGATCCGTCAGGGCGATGAGGCCGACAACGTGTTCATCATCGTCGACGGCCGCGCGGAAGCTCTCGTCGACGGGCAGAAAGTCGGCGATGTGCAGAAGGACGAGATTTTTGGGGCGATGGCCGTTTTTACGCGCGAAAGGCGCAACGCCACTGTAGTTGCCAGCGAACCATGCACCGTCATGGTGATTCCCAAAGAGCAATTCCTCAGCCTCACACAGAACAATCCCCGTATCGCCCACAGCCTCATCGAAAGCATGGCGCGACGCATCGATCTGCTGAACAAGGAAGTCACTCAGTTACGCTTGGCCGTTCCAGCATGA
- a CDS encoding AAA family ATPase yields the protein MSQALIAALQNPALYPHPVNDLRVIETHISWVILTGQFAYKIKKPVDFGFLDFTALAARKHFCEEELRLNQRMAAGLYLEVLPITGSEQAPQLNGAGAPIEYALKMREFPQSQLLAEIQARGELTDAHIDALARQIASFHLQTPQVAANHPLNTPEAIVAPMRQNFEQIRPLLSEDADLRQLDALQEWTETSISRLWPLLQRRCQEGFVRECHGDLHLGNATLIDGEVVLFDCIEFNEPFRLIDIASDAAFLAMDLEDRGLKCQARRFLNGWLEHTGDYAALELLNLYKAYRALVRAKVSLFRLYQEQDAVERKVILRQYRSYANLAESYSAIPSRFLAITHGVSAVGKSHVALRLVEALGTVRLRSDVERKRLYGVQAADQQGHLNAGIYSQDASAATYQRLHQLAEHALLAGFPVVIDATYLKQAQREAAWQIAEATGVPFLILDCHAPDAVLDQWLAQRQAEGGDPSDATQEVIRAQQAGRDPLSEQEQSRSRRIDTHDAGSLDSLVEAIRQHLPGV from the coding sequence GTGAGCCAAGCACTGATCGCCGCCCTGCAGAATCCGGCCCTCTATCCGCATCCGGTCAACGACTTGCGGGTCATCGAAACACACATCTCCTGGGTCATTCTCACCGGCCAATTCGCCTACAAGATCAAGAAGCCGGTGGACTTCGGCTTTCTCGACTTCACTGCGCTGGCGGCACGCAAGCACTTCTGCGAAGAAGAACTGCGCCTGAACCAGCGCATGGCTGCCGGCCTGTACCTGGAGGTGCTGCCGATCACCGGTAGCGAACAGGCGCCGCAGCTGAATGGCGCGGGTGCCCCCATTGAATATGCGCTGAAAATGCGCGAATTTCCGCAATCGCAATTGCTGGCGGAAATCCAGGCGCGCGGCGAGCTGACCGACGCTCACATCGATGCGCTGGCGCGGCAGATCGCCTCCTTCCACCTGCAGACCCCGCAGGTGGCCGCTAATCACCCGCTCAACACACCCGAGGCGATCGTCGCGCCGATGCGACAGAACTTCGAGCAGATTCGCCCATTGCTGAGCGAAGACGCCGATCTGCGTCAGCTCGACGCCCTGCAGGAATGGACCGAAACCAGCATCAGCCGTCTGTGGCCGCTGCTCCAGCGGCGCTGCCAGGAAGGCTTCGTCCGCGAATGTCACGGCGATCTGCACCTGGGCAACGCCACACTGATCGACGGCGAGGTGGTGCTGTTCGACTGCATCGAATTCAACGAGCCGTTCCGCCTGATCGACATCGCTTCGGATGCCGCCTTCCTCGCGATGGACCTCGAGGACCGCGGCCTGAAATGCCAGGCACGACGCTTCCTCAATGGCTGGCTGGAGCACACCGGCGACTACGCCGCGCTCGAGCTGCTCAACCTGTACAAGGCCTATCGTGCCCTGGTGCGCGCCAAGGTCAGCCTGTTCCGTCTGTATCAGGAGCAGGACGCGGTGGAGCGCAAGGTGATCCTGCGTCAGTACCGCAGCTACGCCAACCTCGCGGAGAGCTACAGCGCCATCCCGTCGCGCTTTCTGGCGATCACCCACGGTGTATCGGCCGTCGGCAAGAGCCATGTGGCGCTGCGTCTGGTCGAAGCCCTGGGCACCGTGCGCCTGCGCTCGGATGTCGAGCGCAAGCGCCTGTACGGGGTGCAGGCGGCCGACCAGCAAGGCCACCTCAACGCCGGCATTTACAGTCAGGATGCCAGCGCAGCGACCTACCAGCGGTTGCACCAGCTTGCCGAACACGCCTTGCTCGCTGGCTTTCCGGTCGTCATCGACGCGACATACCTCAAGCAGGCGCAGCGCGAAGCGGCCTGGCAGATTGCCGAAGCCACCGGCGTACCCTTTCTGATCCTCGACTGCCATGCGCCGGATGCGGTGCTGGATCAGTGGCTCGCGCAGCGCCAGGCCGAGGGGGGTGACCCTTCGGATGCCACGCAGGAGGTGATCCGTGCGCAGCAAGCCGGTCGCGATCCGCTCAGCGAGCAGGAACAGTCGCGCAGCCGGCGCATCGACACCCACGATGCCGGCAGCCTCGACAGCTTGGTCGAAGCCATTCGCCAGCATCTGCCGGGCGTCTGA
- a CDS encoding class I SAM-dependent methyltransferase — protein sequence MSGCSTPTPPAPQAARDSVELFSVRASGYAQFRPHYPASLFAWLAGQCRQTGMALDIAAGNGQASLPLQQHFRRVLACDASAAQLDAGAHWESVERFVAEAEQLPLKDNQLDLIVVAQALHWFASPAFFAQARRALKPGGLFCAWCYSLLEIDPALDEIVNRLHGKTLAGYWPTGRASVDAGYRDIHLPFARLAVPPFALEATWSFDQLIGYLRTWSAVTKWQQTHGSDPIAIVQASLREAWGDVQASRRVRWPLHFLAGYSTQ from the coding sequence ATGTCCGGCTGCTCCACGCCCACACCGCCCGCACCTCAGGCCGCACGTGACAGCGTCGAACTGTTCTCGGTACGCGCCAGCGGCTATGCGCAGTTTCGCCCGCATTACCCAGCCAGCCTGTTCGCCTGGCTGGCCGGTCAATGCCGGCAAACCGGCATGGCGCTGGATATCGCCGCCGGCAATGGCCAGGCCAGCCTGCCGCTGCAGCAGCACTTCCGTCGCGTGCTCGCCTGTGACGCCAGCGCCGCGCAATTGGATGCAGGCGCGCACTGGGAGTCCGTCGAGCGATTCGTCGCGGAGGCCGAACAGTTGCCGCTCAAGGACAACCAGCTGGATCTGATCGTGGTGGCCCAGGCGCTGCACTGGTTCGCCTCGCCGGCCTTCTTTGCCCAGGCGCGCCGGGCGCTGAAACCGGGCGGGCTGTTCTGCGCCTGGTGCTATAGCTTGCTGGAAATTGATCCGGCGCTGGACGAAATCGTCAATCGACTGCACGGCAAGACGCTCGCCGGATACTGGCCGACCGGCCGCGCAAGCGTCGACGCCGGTTATCGGGACATTCATCTGCCTTTCGCGCGACTCGCCGTTCCGCCCTTCGCCCTCGAGGCGACCTGGAGCTTCGATCAGCTGATCGGCTACCTGCGTACCTGGTCGGCCGTGACGAAGTGGCAGCAAACGCACGGCAGCGACCCGATTGCCATCGTACAGGCTTCGCTGCGCGAGGCGTGGGGCGATGTGCAGGCGTCACGACGCGTTCGTTGGCCACTCCATTTTCTTGCAGGTTATTCCACCCAGTAG